From Verrucomicrobiota bacterium:
GAGACATGGAAGTCCTCGATTTCCTGCGGGGCGCCATCGAGCATCAACACCATGCCGCGTTTGAATTCGGAGGATAAAACAGTTTGCATAATATATTTTCAGCATGGTACCGCCTCCATCGCTCACTTCCAATGTCTAACTATGGAAATTTTCGCTGTGTGTTTGCGCTTGCGTTGGGCGGGAGACATTCTTAACGTGCGTCTATGCAGAGTATGCAATATTATCCGGTACTGATGCTGGCCCTTTTGGCGGCTGGCACGGCAGCGTTCATACTGATTGCCTCGGTCGTCATTGGCCGCCTGGCCAACCGGAATATCCGCCGAACTCCCACCAAGGATATTCCTTACGAATGCGGCATGATTCCCATACAGGGGAAAAGCACCCGCATGAACGTGAAATTCTACCTGGTAGCGATGCTGTTCATTCTGTTCGATATCGAAGTGGTGTTTCTGTATCCCTGGGCCGTGGTGTACCGGGATATGCTCGATGATCCCGCCACCAAGAACCTGATTTTCACCGTGATGCTGACGTTTATGGGCATTCTGCTGGTGGCCTACGTGTATGCCGTGAAAAAAAAGGCGTTCGATTGGAAGAGTTAATCGGCAATTGGATACTGCCGGACGGCTTAAATATTAAACCAACAAGACTATGGCTGATACGATCAAATTCGGTACTTCCGGCTGGCGCGGTCTCATCGCCAGGGATTTCACTTTTGCCAACGTGCGCCTGGCGGCGCAAGGGATAGCGCAGTATTTGCGCGCGGAACTGGATAACCCGCAATCCTCCATTTACGGGCGCGATCCGGTGGTGATCATGGGGCATGATACCCGTTTTCTGGGGCACGAGTTT
This genomic window contains:
- a CDS encoding NADH-quinone oxidoreductase subunit A; the encoded protein is MQSMQYYPVLMLALLAAGTAAFILIASVVIGRLANRNIRRTPTKDIPYECGMIPIQGKSTRMNVKFYLVAMLFILFDIEVVFLYPWAVVYRDMLDDPATKNLIFTVMLTFMGILLVAYVYAVKKKAFDWKS